A DNA window from Luteolibacter luteus contains the following coding sequences:
- a CDS encoding valine--tRNA ligase: protein MSDLPKAYEPQAVEAKWYAAWIEGKCFEADPASEKPAYSIVIPPPNVTGILHLGHVLNNTIQDILARRARQEGKEVLWLPGTDHAGIATQAKVERELRENEKLTRRDLGREEFLKRVWAFKDKHGDIIINQLKRLGCSCDWSRERFTMDEAYTKWVSHVFVELFKEGLIYRGKRIVNWCPVSLTALSDEEVIMKPQRSKLYFMKYELVDAPGEFLEISTTRPETLMGDVAVAVNPKDERFAKYVGRSVYRPFPHAPIPVIADDHVDIEFGTGALKITPAHDKADFEIGIRHGLEIIDVLTPDAHINSPEVPELHGLDRFVARKRAAAKLEEMGLLIKVEEYENNVGYSERADVPIEPRISMQWFLKYPCVKEAADAVANGDIAFRPERWAKTYAHWMENLQDWCISRQLWWGHQIPVWYRKEKLEALKNAESLDMANLESGDIHVGTEAPADEAEWVRDEDVMDTWFSSWLWPFATMADVGEETPTLKKFYPTTDLVTGPDIIFFWVARMIMAGFRFEGELPFKNVFFTSLIRDKSGRKLSKSLGNSPDPIELMDKYGSDGVRFGLMRIAPLGSDMRYDEEQIEGGRNFANKIYNACRLREMSGTIEFPETDDEGDDELVGMANCFHIDILAKLDELAVDLARIYGEYRFGEIAQRLYEFLWSEFCDKFLEAVKGDLRESATPEARAVTLSVFDTVMSRFLQLLHPYMPHVTEELSLNMGYIGEGEFLMQAELPEEPVLAGLSAEDIATEQNKAAAIYETAGRVRNLKAEYNVAARRDVTLVVKGAAEWLDEEKDVLALLCGAGEVLLDSAYEAPKGTPVSLTPVGEIYLPLEGLIDVEAEKIRLAREIAKLEQEQTRSESKLANESFVARAPAEVVEQEKARLEEWKTKLAQLREMLQGLG from the coding sequence ATGTCCGATTTGCCCAAAGCCTACGAACCCCAAGCGGTGGAAGCCAAATGGTATGCCGCCTGGATCGAAGGAAAATGTTTCGAAGCCGATCCGGCTTCGGAGAAGCCCGCGTACTCGATCGTCATCCCGCCGCCGAACGTCACGGGCATCCTGCACCTCGGACACGTCCTGAATAATACCATCCAGGACATTCTCGCCCGGCGCGCGCGCCAAGAGGGCAAGGAGGTGCTGTGGCTGCCCGGCACCGACCACGCCGGCATCGCCACCCAGGCAAAAGTGGAGCGCGAACTCCGCGAGAATGAAAAGCTTACCCGTCGCGATCTCGGCCGCGAAGAGTTCCTGAAGCGCGTATGGGCCTTCAAGGACAAGCACGGCGATATCATCATCAACCAACTGAAGCGCCTCGGCTGCTCCTGCGATTGGTCGCGCGAGCGCTTCACCATGGATGAGGCCTACACGAAGTGGGTGAGCCACGTGTTCGTGGAGCTTTTCAAGGAAGGCCTCATCTACCGCGGCAAGCGGATCGTGAACTGGTGTCCGGTGTCGCTCACCGCGCTCTCCGATGAAGAGGTGATCATGAAGCCGCAGCGATCGAAGCTGTACTTCATGAAATACGAACTCGTGGATGCTCCCGGCGAGTTCCTGGAGATTTCCACCACCCGGCCGGAGACCCTGATGGGCGACGTGGCGGTGGCGGTGAATCCGAAGGACGAGCGTTTCGCGAAGTACGTGGGCCGTAGTGTTTACCGTCCTTTCCCGCACGCGCCGATCCCGGTGATCGCGGACGATCACGTGGACATCGAGTTCGGCACCGGAGCGCTGAAGATCACTCCGGCACACGATAAGGCCGACTTCGAAATCGGCATCCGCCATGGTCTCGAGATCATCGACGTCCTCACTCCGGATGCGCACATCAATTCTCCGGAAGTGCCCGAGCTTCACGGCCTCGACCGTTTCGTGGCGCGCAAGCGTGCGGCGGCGAAGCTGGAAGAGATGGGCTTGCTCATCAAGGTGGAGGAATACGAGAACAACGTGGGCTACTCCGAGCGTGCCGATGTGCCGATCGAGCCGCGGATCTCGATGCAGTGGTTCCTCAAGTATCCCTGCGTGAAGGAGGCTGCCGATGCGGTGGCAAATGGCGACATCGCCTTCCGTCCCGAGCGCTGGGCCAAGACTTATGCCCACTGGATGGAGAACCTGCAGGACTGGTGCATCAGCCGCCAGCTCTGGTGGGGTCACCAGATTCCGGTGTGGTATCGCAAGGAGAAGCTCGAAGCGCTCAAGAACGCCGAGTCGCTCGACATGGCGAACCTCGAATCCGGGGACATCCACGTGGGCACGGAAGCCCCGGCGGATGAAGCGGAGTGGGTGCGCGATGAGGACGTGATGGACACTTGGTTCAGCTCATGGCTCTGGCCCTTTGCCACCATGGCGGACGTGGGCGAGGAGACGCCGACGCTGAAAAAATTCTACCCGACCACCGATCTGGTGACGGGACCGGACATCATCTTCTTCTGGGTGGCGCGCATGATCATGGCGGGCTTCCGCTTTGAAGGAGAGCTGCCCTTCAAGAACGTGTTCTTCACCTCGCTGATCCGCGACAAGAGCGGCCGCAAGCTTTCGAAGTCGCTCGGCAATTCGCCGGACCCGATCGAGCTGATGGACAAGTATGGCTCCGACGGCGTGCGTTTCGGCCTGATGCGGATCGCGCCTTTGGGCTCGGACATGCGCTACGACGAAGAGCAGATCGAAGGCGGCCGTAATTTCGCGAACAAGATCTACAATGCCTGCCGCCTGCGCGAGATGAGCGGCACGATCGAATTCCCGGAGACCGACGACGAGGGCGACGATGAGCTGGTGGGCATGGCGAACTGCTTCCACATCGATATCCTGGCCAAGCTCGATGAGCTCGCTGTGGATCTTGCCCGTATCTACGGCGAGTATCGTTTCGGCGAGATCGCGCAGCGTCTCTATGAGTTCCTGTGGAGCGAATTCTGCGACAAGTTCCTGGAAGCGGTGAAGGGTGACCTGCGCGAAAGCGCCACGCCGGAAGCACGAGCCGTAACCTTGTCCGTGTTCGACACGGTGATGAGCCGCTTCCTGCAGCTCCTGCATCCCTACATGCCTCACGTGACCGAGGAGCTTTCCTTGAACATGGGCTATATCGGCGAAGGAGAGTTCCTCATGCAGGCCGAGCTTCCGGAGGAACCGGTGCTCGCCGGCTTGTCCGCGGAGGACATTGCCACCGAGCAGAACAAGGCTGCCGCGATCTACGAGACCGCGGGCCGCGTGCGCAATCTGAAGGCCGAGTACAACGTGGCAGCACGCCGTGATGTGACCTTGGTGGTGAAAGGAGCTGCCGAATGGCTTGACGAAGAAAAGGATGTGCTGGCCCTGCTCTGCGGAGCCGGTGAGGTCCTGCTTGATTCCGCCTATGAGGCTCCGAAAGGAACGCCGGTTTCCCTGACACCGGTGGGTGAAATCTATCTGCCGCTGGAAGGCCTGATTGACGTGGAAGCGGAGAAAATCCGTCTTGCCCGGGAGATCGCCAAGCTGGAGCAAGAGCAGACCCGCAGCGAATCCAAGCTGGCCAATGAAAGCTTCGTCGCCCGCGCGCCCGCAGAGGTGGTGGAGCAGGAGAAGGCCCGCCTTGAAGAATGGAAGACCAAGCTCGCGCAACTCCGGGAGATGTTGCAAGGACTCGGATGA
- a CDS encoding DUF4332 domain-containing protein, with product MSDLLNIEGIGAQEVELLQATGWTDLQSVAKADVDLLTRELEAANNMLKIVPRAPERRKVERWVASAAHLLDPAGVVASRPLRSKAVVSSLGKETPGGKPAKVKRRSGTSAPAPVSDAASDELPLMASVAAEDLTDLAGEEGLRSVSGEVNYEADPEVQEMLAIAPLAIPIPARTLAEKGISPGEIAVAALMNHASGDLDVRVAVPKTDRKDIPDAPVGSRRSETLSSVQVSDVGFTMGRRGFDPGKVRTIEDAQGDAPPVRASSSKQGMMDERIALLRSPRPETNKGRKPGSKFYIRGVLHDQPLKVWFGGLFAVLLQLSVPLAVIAAPLLILSNENPEKFNWVPKWIIGFPIALPILGLLYVLVSARAKCRVCAQRLYVPKHCLKNRKAHHLPFLGHIGALALHVMTFKWFNCTFCGTSIRIKK from the coding sequence ATGTCGGATCTGCTGAATATAGAAGGAATTGGAGCCCAGGAGGTTGAGCTGCTACAAGCGACGGGCTGGACTGATTTGCAATCCGTAGCCAAGGCTGACGTGGATCTTTTGACCCGCGAGCTGGAGGCTGCGAATAACATGCTCAAGATCGTGCCACGGGCTCCGGAGCGCCGGAAGGTGGAGCGCTGGGTCGCGTCCGCGGCGCATTTGCTTGATCCGGCTGGAGTTGTGGCGAGCCGGCCCTTGCGCTCGAAAGCGGTGGTCTCTTCCCTTGGCAAGGAAACCCCGGGTGGTAAGCCGGCCAAGGTCAAGCGCCGGAGCGGAACGTCCGCCCCGGCTCCGGTGTCAGATGCAGCTTCGGATGAGCTTCCCCTGATGGCGTCTGTTGCCGCGGAAGATCTGACGGATCTCGCCGGAGAAGAAGGTCTCAGATCCGTCTCCGGTGAGGTGAACTACGAGGCGGACCCGGAGGTCCAGGAGATGCTGGCCATCGCGCCGCTCGCCATTCCGATTCCTGCCCGCACGCTGGCCGAAAAGGGGATCTCGCCGGGTGAAATCGCGGTGGCAGCCCTGATGAACCATGCCTCGGGCGACTTGGACGTCCGCGTGGCTGTCCCGAAGACTGATCGCAAGGACATTCCGGATGCACCGGTGGGAAGCCGCCGCTCGGAGACGCTTTCTTCGGTTCAGGTTTCCGATGTTGGTTTTACCATGGGACGCCGTGGTTTCGATCCGGGGAAGGTCCGCACTATTGAAGATGCCCAAGGAGATGCTCCACCGGTCCGGGCCTCGTCGAGCAAGCAGGGAATGATGGACGAACGCATCGCGCTGCTGCGTTCGCCGCGTCCCGAGACGAACAAGGGCCGCAAGCCCGGCTCGAAATTCTACATCCGCGGCGTGCTTCACGATCAGCCGCTCAAGGTCTGGTTCGGCGGCTTGTTCGCGGTGCTTTTGCAGCTTTCCGTGCCTTTGGCGGTGATTGCCGCGCCCCTGCTGATCCTCTCCAATGAGAATCCGGAAAAGTTCAACTGGGTCCCGAAATGGATCATCGGTTTCCCGATCGCACTGCCGATCCTGGGGTTGCTGTATGTGCTGGTCAGCGCCCGTGCGAAGTGCCGGGTCTGCGCCCAGCGCCTCTACGTGCCGAAGCATTGTTTGAAGAATCGCAAGGCGCACCATCTGCCCTTCCTGGGTCACATCGGTGCCCTCGCCTTGCACGTGATGACCTTCAAGTGGTTCAACTGCACCTTCTGCGGAACCTCGATCCGCATTAAAAAGTAG
- a CDS encoding c-type heme family protein, whose product MKRSHLILAATGLVMGLVAGEEGQAPAKPERTPEVKEARVRAQLLHETIHGSLQVMHRDFFREGDRLRIPSSSMEDVFRELKRSWNVEVAWMSVNAKAMNVDHRPEGAFEESAVKELNAGKEMAETVEGDTYRYAGAISLGNECLKCHLPDRQNLDERKAAVLISMPLRSESIGPR is encoded by the coding sequence ATGAAAAGATCCCACCTGATTCTCGCTGCAACGGGGCTCGTCATGGGCTTGGTGGCAGGCGAGGAAGGACAGGCTCCCGCGAAGCCGGAGAGAACTCCCGAAGTGAAGGAAGCGCGCGTAAGAGCGCAGCTTCTGCACGAGACGATCCATGGCTCCTTGCAGGTGATGCACCGGGACTTCTTCCGCGAAGGGGATCGACTGCGGATTCCTTCGTCGTCCATGGAAGATGTCTTTCGCGAGCTGAAGCGTTCGTGGAACGTGGAAGTCGCCTGGATGTCGGTGAATGCCAAGGCGATGAACGTCGATCACAGGCCGGAAGGAGCCTTCGAGGAATCGGCCGTGAAGGAGCTCAATGCGGGCAAGGAAATGGCCGAGACCGTAGAGGGGGATACCTATCGCTACGCTGGAGCGATTTCCTTGGGCAATGAATGCCTGAAGTGCCACCTCCCGGATCGCCAGAATCTGGATGAACGGAAGGCAGCGGTCCTTATTTCGATGCCTCTGCGCAGCGAATCAATAGGACCGCGGTGA
- the dtd gene encoding D-aminoacyl-tRNA deacylase — MRAVIQRVSSSSVVIDGETVASIGQGLLVLLGVERGDGSEDIAWLAPKVARMRIFPDEAGLLNQSVIDCHGELIVVSQFTLYGSTKKGNRPSFLRAGPPDMSEPLYLAFCDVLEKEIGKPVGRGRFGADMKVSLVNDGPVTIVIDTKNKE; from the coding sequence ATGCGCGCTGTCATCCAAAGGGTCTCCTCTTCCTCCGTCGTGATCGATGGCGAAACCGTGGCCTCAATCGGCCAAGGCCTATTGGTGCTCTTGGGCGTCGAACGTGGAGATGGATCGGAAGACATCGCATGGCTGGCACCGAAAGTCGCAAGGATGCGGATCTTCCCCGATGAAGCCGGGCTGCTGAACCAATCCGTGATCGACTGCCACGGGGAGTTGATCGTCGTCAGCCAGTTCACCCTCTACGGCTCCACGAAGAAGGGTAACCGCCCCTCGTTTCTCCGCGCGGGTCCACCCGACATGTCGGAACCTCTCTACCTTGCGTTCTGTGATGTCCTTGAAAAGGAGATCGGCAAGCCGGTCGGGCGCGGTCGCTTCGGCGCGGACATGAAGGTATCCCTCGTGAACGACGGCCCGGTGACCATCGTCATCGACACGAAAAACAAGGAGTGA
- a CDS encoding rhodanese-like domain-containing protein, whose protein sequence is MKDRLPDPESGMELTPAQVSELLPAIRSGEIELVDCREDDEWRFNRIEGARLVPLTRFAEAPVPEKPVIVYCHHGMRSLRATNYWRSRGNDQVWSMSGGIDRWSAEIDPEVPVY, encoded by the coding sequence ATGAAGGATCGCTTGCCGGACCCGGAGTCGGGCATGGAGCTGACTCCGGCACAGGTCTCTGAATTGCTTCCGGCGATCCGCAGCGGCGAGATCGAATTGGTCGATTGCCGCGAGGACGACGAGTGGCGCTTCAACCGCATCGAAGGAGCGCGCCTCGTTCCTCTCACCCGCTTCGCCGAGGCCCCCGTGCCGGAAAAGCCGGTGATCGTCTACTGCCACCACGGCATGCGATCGCTCCGCGCCACGAACTACTGGAGATCCCGTGGAAACGACCAGGTGTGGTCGATGAGCGGCGGCATCGATCGCTGGTCCGCGGAGATCGATCCGGAAGTGCCGGTGTATTGA
- a CDS encoding L,D-transpeptidase family protein: MKASLLPIALLPLIAVSCTSLEGTMANMRGESRYMAGYTNKREHDWKSSPIPDDVSYWDGDNMTGPASIRINLTQQKAFFYKGGQLAGVSKISTGKEGRSTPSGTYKVNQKDKWHRSSSYGVFKEKGTDRIVDDDAEAHNEPVPPGCYYEGAPMFNYLNFAPAVGMHTGYLPGYAASHGCVRMPDRMAQKFFDNAQIGTPVTVER, from the coding sequence ATGAAAGCCAGCCTCTTACCTATCGCATTGCTCCCGCTGATCGCCGTCTCCTGCACCTCGCTTGAGGGCACCATGGCAAACATGCGCGGCGAGTCGCGGTACATGGCCGGCTACACGAACAAGCGGGAGCACGACTGGAAATCGAGCCCGATCCCTGACGATGTCTCCTATTGGGACGGGGATAACATGACCGGCCCCGCGTCGATCCGCATCAACCTGACCCAGCAGAAAGCCTTCTTCTACAAGGGTGGCCAGCTCGCCGGCGTCTCGAAGATTTCCACCGGCAAGGAAGGCCGCAGCACTCCTTCCGGCACCTACAAGGTGAACCAGAAGGACAAGTGGCACCGTTCTTCGAGCTATGGTGTTTTCAAGGAGAAGGGCACCGATCGCATCGTGGATGACGACGCGGAAGCCCACAACGAGCCGGTGCCTCCCGGCTGCTACTACGAGGGCGCGCCGATGTTCAACTACCTGAACTTCGCCCCTGCCGTCGGAATGCATACCGGCTACCTGCCGGGCTACGCCGCTTCCCATGGCTGCGTCCGCATGCCGGACCGGATGGCCCAGAAGTTCTTCGACAACGCCCAGATCGGCACCCCGGTCACCGTCGAACGATGA